The Desulforegulaceae bacterium region GGATTTTGATCCTCTTTTTTTGGTCTGATTTTGTAGTGGGTACAACAAATAGGATGATGTGTCGAATAGCTAAATTTAAAGTCCTCTCCATATACTTTTCTAAGCTCCTTTTTTACGAGATCACAAACTTCTTTAGCTCTAAGACATCCAGAATTCGAAACAGGTTTTACTTTTTCACTTATGATACCAACGATTCGTTCATAATTTTTCATTCCTTCAGGATCGTTTGGATCATATTCAACCCATTCAATAGCGTATTCTGCCTTATTTTTGTTGCTTACTAATTTAGGGAGTAAAAACACATTAAAACGATACTTTTGATCAGAATAGGTTTCTTCATCTAAAGAATTCCTGAAATCCGTTATATAACTCTTTATTTTTTCAAATCCTTTATTTTGCTTTACAAGGCTTTCTTTTCCTTTAGATGAAGGATAAGTTTTTGCAAATTGTAGGGAAAAAACTAGGTTTTCTCTGATCGCATATTTTTCCCCAAATTCCTTTATAAGTATGTATTCAAAGTTATGTAACAGTGCTTGGCACTCGCCAAATATTTCATCGTCCAGTTCTGGCATAAAGCGATGTTCAATTTTGTTCCTTAAAGGTATGAAAAACTCAACGTTTTTTCTGATAGGCAACTCTTCTTTTCCACAATTTTTAAAATATTCTTTTAAGCAGTCAGAAAGTTCCCATGCTTTGTGTTCACCGTCAATTACTATGTATTTGTTTGAGCCTTTTTCCCTGTGGTAATACTTTATTCTATATTTTTCAAAGATGGCATGAAATAGTGATGTGTATGCAATTGTCATTAGAACAATGTAGCCGCCTGATCGGAACTTAGTTTGTGGTTTATTGTATACCTCAA contains the following coding sequences:
- a CDS encoding DUF3644 domain-containing protein; its protein translation is MSKRIPKRSKELLNKSIESCLLAVEVYNKPQTKFRSGGYIVLMTIAYTSLFHAIFEKYRIKYYHREKGSNKYIVIDGEHKAWELSDCLKEYFKNCGKEELPIRKNVEFFIPLRNKIEHRFMPELDDEIFGECQALLHNFEYILIKEFGEKYAIRENLVFSLQFAKTYPSSKGKESLVKQNKGFEKIKSYITDFRNSLDEETYSDQKYRFNVFLLPKLVSNKNKAEYAIEWVEYDPNDPEGMKNYERIVGIISEKVKPVSNSGCLRAKEVCDLVKKELRKVYGEDFKFSYSTHHPICCTHYKIRPKKEDQNPEKTNPSFCVYDDVHKDYVYTKEWVDFLVKKLSDREELIKILPTLKSQIQRLDNEKTSDSTPQLENNEIETETYL